A part of Aegilops tauschii subsp. strangulata cultivar AL8/78 chromosome 2, Aet v6.0, whole genome shotgun sequence genomic DNA contains:
- the LOC109760270 gene encoding uncharacterized protein, which produces MAVPHYAYLKMKLPGPKGLITITGDYHKSLECAQAVAKLDESLVIAEERCQLDRIIVLANEMPAVPISAKEPAGEASFQPSKETKKVKLNPKDPSCSKYVVVGTRLDSK; this is translated from the coding sequence atggcggtcccccactacgcCTACTTGAAGATGAAGCTGCCTGGTCCGAAGGGCCTCATCACCATCACCGGCGACTACCACAAGTCCCTGGAGTGCGCCCAGGCCGTTGCCAAGCTGGACGAGTCGCTGGTCATAGCCGAGGAGCGGTGCCAGCTGGACCGGATCATCGTGCTGGCCAATGAGATGCCGGCCGTACCGATTTCAGCCAAGGAGCCGGCGGGCGAGGCCTCATTCCagccctccaaggagaccaagaaggTAAAGCTGAATCCAAaagaccccagctgcagcaagtacgtCGTCGTGGGTAcccgcctcgacagcaaatag